The following proteins come from a genomic window of Rutidosis leptorrhynchoides isolate AG116_Rl617_1_P2 chromosome 10, CSIRO_AGI_Rlap_v1, whole genome shotgun sequence:
- the LOC139870990 gene encoding uncharacterized protein produces the protein MTSALRQLAYGTGADMFDEYLKMSKQTSILCLDNFCKCIITLYKKRYMRSPNAYDVQRLYSKHEEKHGFKGMLGSIDCMHWEWKNCPVALKGQYTRGDHKKPTIMLEAVASYGL, from the coding sequence ATGACTTCGGCTCTACGCCAATTGGCGTATGGAACTGGCGCCGATATGTTTGATGAATATTTAAAAATGAGTAAGCAAACCTCAATACTTTGTTTAGATAACTTTTGTAAATGTATTATTACATTATACAAAAAACGTTACATGAGATCTCCCAATGCATACGATGTTCAACGTTTATATAGTAAGCATGAAGAGAAACATGGTTTTAAGGGTATGCTCGggagtattgattgtatgcattgggagtgGAAGAATTGTCCCGTTGCTTTGAAGGGACAATACACTAGGGGTGACCACAAGAAACCTACCATTATGCTTGAAGCAGTTGCTTCGTATGGCTTGTGA
- the LOC139870991 gene encoding uncharacterized protein, producing the protein MAGSNNDINVLNQSYVFDKLKKGTSPLAPFEVNGNQYTKSYYLADGIYPDWATLVKGCACPTDDPRIKFTRFQASARKDVERAFGVLLGRFHILRLAARTMSVNKMRRVMDCCIILHNMILEDQGFALSDWEEEFITEDMENRPERIPNRGRDQDIIIREIRDRTVHDQLTDDLVEHIWNLPSAFRTMNG; encoded by the coding sequence ATGGCGGGTTCCAACAATGATATAAATGTTTTGAATCAATCCTATGTTTTTGATAAACTTAAAAAGGGAACATCTCCACTAGCACCATTTGAGGTAAACGGTAATCAGTACACAAAAAGCTATTACTTAGCTGACGGTATATATCCTGACTGGGCTACTCTAGTCAAAGGTTGTGCGTGTCCGACAGATGATCCAAGGATTAAGTTTACTAGGTTTCAAGCTAGTGCCCGAAAGGATGTAGAGAGGGCATTTGGGGTTCTTCTAGGTCGATTTCATATTTTAAGGTTAGCAGCACGCACTATGTCGGTAAACAAGATGCGGAGAGTTATGGACTGTTGTATCATATTACATAATATGATTTTGGAGGATCAAGGATTTGCGTTAAGTGATTGGGAGGAAGAGTTCATTACCGAAGATATGGAGAATCGTCCGGAACGGATACCGAATAGAGGACGGGATCAAGACATTATCATTCGAGAAATAAGAGATAGGACGGTGCACGACCAACTAACCGATGATCTAGTTGAGCATATTTGGAACCTTCCGTCAGCATTCCGCACCATGAATGGTTAa